A window from Podospora bellae-mahoneyi strain CBS 112042 chromosome 1 map unlocalized CBS112042p_1, whole genome shotgun sequence encodes these proteins:
- the MDE1 gene encoding Methylthioribulose-1-phosphate dehydratase (EggNog:ENOG503NV09; COG:E), with the protein MTPPTTGLPAENTTDNNDHLVQSDDPEHPANLIPSLCAKFWTLGWVTGTGGGASIRDDDLVYLAPSGVQKELMKPSDIYVLSLAAQAKSLSRRQRVYLRSPAVYKPSQCTPLFLAAFTKRNAGCCIHTHSHWAVLVTLILEQQGSKEFRINNIEQIKGFGKGFQKSGNLGYHDTLVIPVIENTAHEEDLTEFLEEAMDKYPDTYAVLVRRHGVYVWGDNVHKAKTQCESLDYLFQLAVEMKQLGLPWITDIEPTIPTRKD; encoded by the exons ATGACCCCGCCAACCACCGGCCTGCCGGCCGAGAacaccaccgacaacaacgaccatCTCGTACAGTCGGATGACCCCGAGCACCCGGCGAACTTGATCCCCTCGCTTTGCGCAAAGTTCTGGACTCTCGGTTGGGTGACCGGCACCGGCGGTGGTGCCTCTATTCGCGATGA CGACCTAGTCTACCTCGCCCCTTCGGGTGTTCAAAAGGAGCTCATGAAGCCCTCCGACATCTACGTCCTCTCTCTCGCCGCCCAGGCGAaatccctctcccgccgccAGCGAGTCTACCTCCGCAGCCCAGCGGTTTACAAGCCCAGCCAGTgcacccccctcttcctcgccgccttcacCAAGCGCAATGCCGGCTGCTGCATCCACACCCACTCCCACTGGGCCGTCCTCGTGACGTTGATCCTCGAACAGCAAGGAAGCAAGGAGTTCCGCATCAACAACATTGAGCAGATCAAGGGGTTCGGCAAGGGCTTCCAGAAGAGCGGGAACCTTGGGTACCATGATACGCTTGTGATTCCCGTGATTGAGAACACGGCGCATGAGGAGGACCTGACggagtttttggaggaggcaatGGACAAGTACCCGGATACGTATGCTGTGTTGGTAAGGAGGCATGGTGTTTATGTTTGGGGGGATAATGTCCACAAAGCGAAGACACAGTGTGAGAG CTTGGACTACCTCTTCCAACTAGCCGTCGAGATGAAGCAGCTCGGTCTGCCCTGGATCACAGACATCGAGCCGACCATCCCAACAAGAAAGGATTAG
- a CDS encoding uncharacterized protein (EggNog:ENOG503P6FE) has translation MRVTSLILTGALAALASAQGTSTTVSVNTSIDPATAAQNSQQAEILRCINACTPGDVNCTAKCNPVPNPGEQDVEATNKCVSECPKGNGTEADNLAYGQCYNACVAAHYYTATPGVAPKPTGGSSSGNGNSNNSGNNNNNNSDNNNNNNNNNNSNNNDDDNNDDGEEGGNGTTNNQEGNPTTTGAPASVTSNAAVPGAVVGSGMGLLAFLGAVMAL, from the exons ATGCGCGTCAcatccctcatcctcaccggcgccctcgccgccctcgccagcgcccagggcacctccaccaccgtctcggTCAACACCTCCATCGACccagccaccgccgcccaaaaCTCCCAGCAGGCCGAGATCCTCCGCTGCATCAACGCCTGCACCCCCGGCGACGTCAACTGCACGGCCAAGTGCAACCCAGTGCCCAACCCCGGCGAGCAAGAT GTCGAAGCCACAAACAAGTGCGTCTCCGAATGCCCCAAGGGCAACGGCACCGAAGCCGACAACCTCGCCTACGGCCAGTGCTACAACGCCTGCGTCGCCGCCCACTACtacaccgccacccccggTGTTGCTCCCAAGCCCACTGGTGGCTCTAGCTCTGGCAatggcaacagcaacaactctggtaacaacaacaataacaactctgacaacaacaacaacaacaacaacaacaacaacagcaacaacaacgacgatgacaacaatgatgatggcgaggaaggcgggaACGGCACTACCAACAACCAGGAGGGCAACCCCACTACTACTGGCGCCCCGGCTAGCGTGACCAGCAACGCTGCCGTTCccggtgctgttgttggctccgggatggggttgttggcttttTTGGGTGCTGTTATGGCTTTGTAa